In Hyphomicrobiaceae bacterium, one DNA window encodes the following:
- a CDS encoding phage portal protein produces the protein MSANWFDRAIASVAPRAAARRVLARQAFETLTRGYDGAAKGRRTDGWRAPGSSADTEIGVAGALLRDRMRDLVRNNPHAAKAVAVLVNNIIGAGIMPRAASGDDKLDRKVDALFERWTADCDADGQLDFYGLQTLICREMVEAGEVLVRRRLRRSSDGLAVPLQLQVLEADFLDATKSGVLGAGRLVQGIEFDPVGKRRAYWLHSEHPGDAYGALQNGLQSRPVPASEIAHVYEKQRTQARGVPWGAPVIRSLRDLDDYEVAELVRKKTEACVTAIVFGEDEAQQGIAPSVVDADGNRVEQFEPGLIAYARGGKDIRFNQPSATGGYGEYKRASLHTISAGFRVPYELLTGDLSQVNYSSIRAGLVEFRRMIDAVQWQLFIPMFCAPVWRWFTEAAWAAGQIPSPDVPVEWQPPKFEAVDPQKDAMADLLAIRSGTMTLAQAIARQGRNPDAVLAEIAATNAKLDDLGLVLDSDPRRVTKTGSAQAGDPTAPADTETTPAQADQQD, from the coding sequence ATGTCGGCCAACTGGTTCGACAGGGCCATTGCCTCCGTCGCCCCTCGGGCCGCCGCCAGGCGCGTGCTGGCCCGTCAGGCCTTCGAGACCCTGACGCGCGGCTATGACGGGGCCGCGAAAGGGCGACGGACGGACGGCTGGCGCGCGCCGGGATCCTCGGCCGACACCGAGATCGGCGTGGCCGGGGCGCTCCTGCGCGACCGGATGCGTGATCTGGTGCGCAACAACCCGCATGCGGCGAAAGCCGTCGCGGTGCTGGTCAACAACATCATCGGCGCGGGGATCATGCCGCGCGCCGCGAGTGGCGATGACAAGCTGGACCGCAAGGTCGACGCGCTCTTCGAGCGTTGGACAGCGGATTGTGACGCCGATGGCCAGCTCGACTTCTACGGCCTGCAGACGCTGATCTGCCGCGAGATGGTCGAGGCGGGCGAAGTCCTGGTGCGCCGCCGCCTGCGGCGATCCTCGGACGGCTTGGCCGTTCCGCTGCAATTGCAGGTGCTGGAGGCCGACTTCCTCGACGCCACGAAATCCGGCGTCCTCGGCGCGGGGCGGTTGGTGCAGGGGATCGAGTTCGACCCGGTCGGCAAGCGCAGGGCCTACTGGCTCCATTCCGAACACCCCGGCGACGCCTACGGGGCCTTGCAGAACGGTCTGCAGAGCCGCCCGGTCCCGGCGAGCGAGATCGCCCATGTCTATGAGAAGCAGCGCACGCAGGCGCGCGGGGTTCCCTGGGGCGCGCCGGTCATACGGTCCCTTCGCGATCTCGACGATTACGAGGTGGCCGAGCTGGTTCGCAAGAAAACCGAGGCCTGCGTCACCGCCATCGTCTTCGGCGAAGACGAGGCGCAGCAGGGCATCGCGCCCTCCGTGGTCGATGCTGACGGGAACCGGGTCGAGCAGTTCGAACCGGGGCTGATCGCCTATGCGCGTGGCGGCAAGGACATCCGGTTCAATCAGCCCTCCGCCACCGGCGGCTACGGCGAATACAAGCGCGCCAGCCTGCACACGATCTCGGCCGGGTTCCGTGTGCCCTACGAGTTGCTGACCGGGGACCTGTCCCAGGTCAACTATTCCTCGATCCGGGCGGGCCTCGTCGAGTTCCGCCGGATGATCGACGCCGTCCAGTGGCAGCTGTTCATTCCGATGTTCTGCGCGCCGGTCTGGCGCTGGTTCACGGAAGCGGCATGGGCCGCAGGCCAGATCCCGTCGCCGGATGTCCCGGTCGAATGGCAACCGCCGAAGTTCGAGGCGGTCGATCCGCAGAAGGATGCGATGGCGGACCTGCTGGCGATCCGGTCGGGCACCATGACGCTGGCGCAGGCCATCGCCCGGCAGGGCCGCAACCCCGACGCCGTGCTGGCCGAGATCGCTGCAACCAATGCGAAGCTCGACGACCTCGGCCTCGTGCTCGACAGCGACCCGCGCCGCGTCACCAAAACCGGCAGCGCGCAGGCGGGCGACCCGACAGCCCCCGCCGACACGGAAACCACACCGGCGCAGGCCGACCAACAGGACTGA
- a CDS encoding phage tail tube protein: MARAQGARALMALAFETTYGTPPASGFTRMPFASTSLGAEQPLLNSELLGYGRDPLAPIKDAVTADGDVVVPLDAEAFGFWLKAAFGAPTTTGIEAPYSHEFQSGSWTLPSMSIETGMPEVPRYAMYSGCVLDQITWQMQRSGLLTATARLVAQGETVGTTSGAGTPAALELKRFGHFNGAITRNGTALGNVVSAEITYANNLDRIETIRSDGRIDGADPSIAALTGRIEVRFADQTLVTQAINGEACEMEFAYGLPSGESFTFTVHAVYLPRPRIEISGPQGVQATFDWQAARDSVVGRMCTATLVNDVETY, encoded by the coding sequence ATGGCACGAGCCCAAGGGGCGCGGGCGCTGATGGCGCTTGCGTTCGAGACGACCTATGGAACGCCGCCCGCCAGCGGCTTCACCCGCATGCCCTTCGCCAGCACGTCGCTCGGTGCGGAGCAGCCGCTGCTGAACTCGGAGCTTTTGGGGTACGGCCGCGATCCGCTGGCACCGATCAAGGACGCGGTGACCGCCGACGGCGATGTCGTGGTGCCGCTCGACGCCGAGGCCTTCGGCTTCTGGCTGAAGGCGGCCTTCGGCGCTCCCACGACCACGGGCATCGAGGCCCCGTACAGCCACGAGTTCCAATCGGGGTCCTGGACGCTGCCCAGCATGTCGATCGAGACCGGCATGCCCGAGGTGCCGCGCTACGCGATGTATTCCGGCTGCGTGCTCGACCAGATCACCTGGCAGATGCAGCGCTCGGGCCTGCTGACCGCCACCGCGCGGCTGGTAGCTCAGGGCGAGACGGTGGGGACCACGAGCGGCGCCGGAACGCCCGCTGCGCTGGAGCTGAAGCGCTTCGGCCATTTCAACGGGGCGATCACGCGCAATGGGACGGCGCTCGGCAATGTGGTCTCGGCCGAGATCACCTACGCCAACAACCTCGACCGGATCGAGACGATCCGCTCGGACGGCCGTATCGACGGCGCGGACCCGTCCATCGCCGCGCTGACCGGCCGGATCGAGGTGCGCTTCGCCGACCAGACGCTGGTGACGCAGGCGATCAACGGCGAGGCCTGCGAGATGGAATTCGCCTACGGGCTGCCGTCGGGCGAGAGCTTCACCTTCACGGTGCACGCCGTCTACCTGCCGCGCCCGCGGATCGAGATTTCCGGGCCGCAGGGCGTGCAGGCGACATTCGACTGGCAGGCCGCCCGCGACAGCGTCGTTGGCCGGATGTGCACCGCCACCCTCGTGAACGATGTGGAGACGTATTGA
- a CDS encoding DUF6441 family protein, whose protein sequence is MKLKLDIDPDIVAMMQAEVAAGERAVTAAMREAGTGLKAAWRLQVTGAGLGARLANTIRSQTFPKSGESLDAAALVWSQAPVIVGAHDTGPLIRSKDGFWLAIPLPAAGKSLRGGRITPGEWERRRGLRLRFVYRRTGPSLLVAEGRLNTKGQAVESRSKTGRGKVTAPIFLLVPQVKLPKRLDLVRDADRVLDSVPDLIVANWLEDRI, encoded by the coding sequence GTGAAACTGAAGCTCGACATCGATCCCGACATTGTCGCGATGATGCAGGCCGAGGTGGCGGCGGGCGAACGCGCCGTGACCGCTGCCATGCGCGAGGCCGGGACCGGGCTGAAGGCCGCGTGGCGCTTGCAGGTCACCGGCGCAGGGCTCGGCGCACGGCTCGCCAACACGATCCGCAGCCAGACGTTTCCTAAGTCGGGCGAGAGCCTCGACGCCGCCGCGCTCGTCTGGTCCCAGGCCCCGGTCATCGTCGGCGCACATGATACCGGCCCGCTGATCCGTTCCAAGGATGGGTTCTGGCTCGCCATCCCGCTGCCCGCCGCAGGCAAATCCCTGCGCGGCGGCCGGATTACGCCCGGCGAATGGGAACGACGACGCGGGCTGCGCCTGCGCTTCGTCTATCGCCGCACCGGCCCGAGCCTGCTGGTGGCGGAGGGACGGCTGAACACGAAGGGCCAGGCGGTCGAGTCGCGCTCGAAGACCGGGCGTGGCAAGGTGACCGCGCCGATCTTCCTGCTGGTGCCGCAGGTCAAGCTGCCGAAGCGGCTGGACCTGGTAAGGGATGCCGACAGGGTGTTGGACAGCGTACCGGATCTGATCGTGGCGAACTGGTTGGAGGACAGGATCTGA
- a CDS encoding Mu-like prophage major head subunit gpT family protein, which produces MDTMIELPALRRSAELAPNSVDNDARTVEVIWSAGARVRRASFFGEPYDEELSLDPAHVRLDRLNAGAPFLKVHELETLDAVIGSVVPGSARIENGRGIALVRISERADVEPIWRDIQAGHIRAVSIGYQVHRFEVSKPEAARELWRAVDWTPFEVSAVAVGADPAAGFRAQHPLHDCVLHRRDAPSTTKGPIPMTDKTEAPASDAATPATTQPTEPVETEDTPMTEPNAAAPDTKVAAVETRTQPKLPKTDAPAAPDTETVATRAREAERDRVSTIYDLAGRLNLERSFAEDLVKRGVSVDESRRLILDQVAAKSDETRTFPHVSVPLGGRDERITRRDAVANALLHRYSPTLFPLEDAARQYRGMTLLELARESLGNAGVNTRGLSRDEVATRALHSTSDFPEILSAVTNKTLRQAYDAYPRTFMLFCRQVLATDFKAMHRVQLGEAPQLLEVSESGEFKRGTLGESKESYKVKTYGRVVAITRQVLINDDLDAFTRIPAMYGNSIAQLESDVVWGIITANPAMADGTALFHANHKNLAGTGAALAVDAVGAARAAMAKQTGLDKKTVLNVRPAFLIVPASLELKAEQLVAQNLVPAATSSVVPQSIRTLAPISEPRLDANSETAWYLAASPNQIDTIEYAYLEGQQGAYIETRNGFDVDGVEIKCRLDFGAKAIDWRGLYKNPGA; this is translated from the coding sequence ATGGATACAATGATCGAACTGCCGGCCCTGCGCCGGTCGGCGGAGCTTGCGCCGAACAGCGTCGACAACGACGCGCGCACCGTCGAGGTGATTTGGTCGGCCGGGGCCCGCGTCCGTCGCGCCAGTTTCTTCGGCGAGCCCTATGACGAGGAGCTGAGCCTCGATCCGGCCCATGTGCGGCTCGACCGCCTGAACGCGGGTGCGCCGTTCCTGAAAGTGCACGAGCTTGAAACGCTCGACGCGGTGATCGGCTCGGTCGTGCCGGGTTCGGCGCGGATAGAGAACGGTCGCGGCATCGCGCTGGTACGGATCAGCGAGCGTGCCGATGTCGAGCCGATCTGGCGCGACATCCAGGCCGGGCACATCCGTGCGGTCTCCATCGGCTACCAGGTCCACCGCTTCGAGGTCTCGAAACCCGAGGCCGCGCGCGAGCTTTGGCGGGCGGTGGACTGGACCCCCTTCGAGGTCTCCGCCGTCGCGGTCGGCGCCGACCCGGCAGCGGGCTTCCGCGCCCAGCACCCCCTTCACGACTGCGTCCTTCACCGCCGGGACGCCCCTTCCACAACGAAAGGACCGATCCCGATGACGGACAAGACCGAAGCCCCGGCGAGCGACGCCGCAACCCCCGCCACCACCCAGCCGACCGAGCCGGTCGAAACCGAGGACACCCCCATGACCGAGCCGAATGCGGCTGCGCCCGACACGAAGGTCGCCGCAGTGGAAACCCGGACGCAGCCGAAGCTTCCGAAAACCGATGCCCCTGCGGCACCCGACACCGAGACGGTCGCCACCCGCGCCCGCGAGGCGGAGCGTGACCGCGTCTCCACGATCTACGATCTGGCCGGGCGGCTGAACCTCGAGCGCAGCTTCGCCGAGGATCTGGTCAAACGCGGCGTCAGCGTCGACGAGTCCCGCCGCCTGATCCTCGATCAGGTCGCCGCGAAATCGGACGAGACCCGGACCTTCCCGCATGTCTCCGTCCCGCTCGGCGGCCGGGACGAGCGCATCACGCGCCGCGATGCCGTGGCCAACGCGCTCCTGCACCGCTACAGCCCGACGCTGTTCCCGCTGGAGGACGCGGCCCGCCAGTATCGCGGCATGACGCTGCTGGAGCTCGCCCGCGAAAGCCTCGGCAATGCCGGGGTGAACACCCGCGGCCTGTCGCGCGACGAGGTGGCGACGCGCGCGCTGCACTCCACCTCGGACTTCCCCGAGATCCTGTCGGCCGTCACCAACAAGACTCTGCGGCAGGCCTATGACGCCTATCCCCGCACGTTCATGCTGTTCTGCCGCCAGGTGCTCGCCACCGACTTCAAGGCGATGCACCGGGTGCAGCTCGGCGAGGCCCCGCAACTGCTCGAGGTGAGTGAAAGCGGTGAGTTCAAGCGCGGCACGCTCGGCGAGAGCAAGGAGAGCTACAAGGTCAAGACCTATGGCCGGGTGGTCGCAATCACCCGGCAGGTGCTGATCAACGACGATCTCGACGCCTTCACCCGGATCCCGGCGATGTACGGCAACTCCATCGCCCAGCTGGAAAGCGATGTGGTCTGGGGGATCATCACCGCGAACCCGGCGATGGCCGACGGCACGGCGCTGTTCCACGCCAACCACAAGAACCTCGCGGGCACCGGCGCGGCGCTGGCCGTCGATGCGGTGGGCGCGGCCCGTGCCGCGATGGCCAAGCAGACCGGCCTCGACAAGAAGACGGTGCTGAACGTCCGCCCCGCCTTCCTGATCGTGCCCGCCTCGCTGGAACTGAAGGCCGAGCAGCTGGTCGCCCAGAACCTCGTGCCCGCCGCGACGTCCAGCGTCGTGCCGCAGTCGATCCGAACGCTCGCGCCGATCAGCGAGCCCCGGCTCGACGCAAACAGCGAGACCGCCTGGTATCTGGCCGCCAGCCCGAACCAGATCGACACCATCGAGTACGCCTATCTCGAGGGCCAGCAGGGCGCCTACATCGAGACCCGCAACGGCTTCGACGTCGACGGCGTCGAGATCAAGTGCCGCCTCGACTTCGGCGCCAAGGCCATCGACTGGCGCGGCCTCTACAAGAACCCGGGCGCATAA
- a CDS encoding DUF2190 family protein, which yields MKNFVQPGNTITLTAPYAVASGDGLLVGSIFGIAAGDAAIAEPVEAALTGVFDITKIGSQAWTAGARVYWDDTNKRTTNVATSNTLIGVATEAVAGGAGDTIGRVRLNGAF from the coding sequence ATGAAAAACTTCGTCCAGCCCGGCAACACCATCACGCTGACCGCACCCTATGCCGTCGCCTCCGGCGATGGCCTGCTCGTCGGTTCCATCTTCGGCATCGCCGCAGGGGACGCCGCCATCGCCGAGCCCGTCGAGGCAGCGCTCACCGGCGTCTTCGACATCACCAAGATCGGCTCCCAGGCCTGGACCGCGGGTGCCAGGGTCTATTGGGACGACACCAACAAGCGCACCACCAATGTGGCCACCTCGAACACGCTGATCGGTGTCGCTACCGAGGCAGTCGCGGGCGGGGCCGGAGATACCATCGGCCGGGTGCGGCTCAACGGCGCGTTCTGA
- a CDS encoding phage tail tape measure C-terminal domain-containing protein has protein sequence MAEKRVSVRLAAVGGRQVRAELEGVGEAGSRGFGRLSREMEAANARLAAFSRRVRVAAAAAVAAAAAAGVAMIRSSLQTVDAQAKLAQSLGTTVASIQTLERAGDLAGVSMSGIEQATKDLTRRLSQAAAGTGPAADALDRLGLSANELIALPLDQRVGAINAAIESFVPAAERAAVAGQLFGEEGSIAMSRIDTATLRQATEDVRAFGVVVSEQDADQIERTNDAISRLGLVWRGLSNQLAVAAAPALEAVADAMAAVASRTGPLGIAIRGLLDNIGRLTTYAATFAAFLAGRWVAGMAAAALSVRGLATALVVLRGALIRTGIGALIVGAGELVYQFTRLVSGAGGFGEAMSLLKDLAVEVWERIKTGAAAAGAAATAMFFDLKADAASGMQSAIESVVGFGNTAANTFEGAYEAIKAIWGLLPAAIGDLAFQAANSLVDGVEAMLNGVVSRINGFIGGINQGLEALGSERRISLVPDLDLGEIENRFEGAATAATTAAQAAFDRAFEDNPLSAPDLGLTEAADRALESANLYRGAARDLAEGARAPLESWQALRDAVRGTDEASADALTEATGAAERLETALGDAGRAATGAGAAAGAAAAAAEPATEAAVTGWRAVTAALSDYASRARDIGGDIGQSLVGAFQSAENAVGQFVRTGKLNFRDLVTSLLADLAQLAARRFILGPIANALSGVFSGAGGIFANILHAGGIVGAAGPSRMVPAMAFAAAPRMHSGGMAGLRHDEVPAILQRGERVLSRREAQSYGADGVNVTIMARDAESFRQSRTQVAADIARAVSLGRRGM, from the coding sequence ATGGCTGAAAAACGCGTCAGCGTCCGCCTTGCGGCGGTCGGTGGTCGGCAGGTACGCGCCGAACTGGAAGGCGTGGGCGAGGCCGGGTCGCGCGGCTTCGGACGGCTGAGCCGGGAGATGGAAGCCGCGAACGCCCGGCTCGCGGCCTTCTCGCGGCGGGTGCGGGTCGCGGCTGCCGCTGCCGTGGCCGCCGCAGCCGCTGCTGGCGTGGCGATGATCCGGTCCAGCCTGCAGACGGTCGATGCGCAGGCGAAGCTGGCGCAGTCGCTCGGCACCACCGTCGCCTCGATCCAGACGCTGGAGCGCGCGGGCGATCTGGCGGGCGTCTCCATGTCCGGCATCGAGCAGGCCACCAAGGATCTGACGCGCCGTCTCAGTCAGGCGGCCGCCGGGACCGGCCCTGCTGCCGACGCGCTCGACCGGCTGGGGCTTTCAGCAAATGAGCTGATCGCCTTGCCGCTGGACCAGCGCGTGGGCGCGATCAACGCGGCGATCGAGAGCTTCGTGCCTGCCGCCGAGCGCGCGGCGGTCGCGGGCCAGCTCTTCGGCGAGGAAGGCTCCATCGCGATGAGCCGGATCGACACCGCGACGCTGCGCCAGGCGACGGAGGACGTGCGCGCTTTCGGGGTTGTCGTCTCCGAGCAGGACGCCGACCAGATCGAGCGGACGAACGACGCCATCTCGCGGCTCGGGTTGGTCTGGCGCGGGCTCTCGAACCAGTTGGCGGTCGCAGCGGCACCTGCGCTGGAAGCCGTCGCCGATGCCATGGCGGCGGTGGCCAGCCGCACCGGGCCGCTCGGCATCGCGATCCGCGGTCTCTTGGACAACATCGGCCGCCTGACCACCTATGCCGCCACCTTCGCGGCGTTCCTCGCGGGACGTTGGGTCGCCGGCATGGCGGCTGCGGCGCTCTCGGTCCGGGGCCTCGCCACGGCGCTCGTTGTCCTGCGCGGGGCGCTGATCCGCACCGGCATCGGCGCGCTGATCGTCGGCGCGGGCGAGCTCGTCTACCAGTTCACCCGGCTCGTCTCCGGCGCGGGCGGCTTCGGCGAGGCCATGTCCCTCCTGAAAGACCTCGCAGTCGAGGTCTGGGAGCGCATCAAGACGGGCGCCGCAGCGGCGGGTGCCGCCGCCACGGCGATGTTCTTCGACCTGAAGGCGGATGCCGCATCGGGCATGCAGAGCGCCATCGAGAGCGTGGTGGGCTTCGGCAACACGGCCGCGAACACCTTCGAAGGCGCCTACGAGGCGATCAAGGCGATCTGGGGCCTGCTGCCCGCCGCCATCGGCGATCTCGCGTTCCAGGCGGCCAACAGCCTGGTCGATGGCGTCGAGGCGATGCTGAACGGGGTGGTCTCGCGGATCAACGGCTTTATCGGCGGCATCAACCAGGGGCTCGAAGCGCTCGGGTCGGAGCGGCGCATATCGCTGGTTCCGGACCTCGACCTCGGCGAGATCGAGAACCGCTTCGAGGGAGCGGCGACTGCCGCAACCACGGCAGCTCAGGCGGCCTTCGATCGGGCCTTCGAGGACAATCCGCTCTCCGCGCCCGATCTCGGTCTGACCGAGGCGGCGGACAGGGCGCTCGAGTCCGCCAACCTCTACCGTGGCGCGGCGCGCGATCTGGCCGAGGGGGCCCGTGCGCCCCTCGAAAGCTGGCAGGCTCTGCGTGACGCGGTGCGCGGCACCGACGAGGCCAGTGCCGATGCGCTGACCGAGGCCACTGGCGCTGCCGAGCGGCTGGAGACCGCACTTGGCGATGCAGGTCGCGCAGCGACAGGTGCAGGCGCGGCGGCCGGGGCTGCTGCTGCGGCAGCAGAGCCCGCGACCGAAGCTGCCGTCACCGGCTGGCGGGCGGTCACGGCGGCGCTGTCCGACTACGCCAGCAGGGCGCGCGATATCGGCGGCGACATCGGCCAGAGCCTCGTCGGGGCTTTCCAGTCGGCCGAGAACGCGGTGGGCCAGTTCGTACGGACCGGCAAGCTGAACTTCCGCGACCTCGTCACGTCGCTGCTGGCCGATCTTGCCCAGCTCGCGGCGCGGCGGTTCATCCTCGGGCCAATCGCCAATGCGCTCTCCGGCGTCTTCTCCGGCGCGGGCGGGATTTTCGCCAACATCCTGCATGCGGGTGGGATCGTCGGGGCCGCGGGGCCCTCGCGCATGGTGCCCGCCATGGCTTTCGCTGCCGCGCCGCGAATGCATTCCGGCGGGATGGCGGGGCTACGCCATGACGAGGTGCCCGCGATCCTGCAGCGCGGCGAGCGGGTGCTGTCGCGGCGCGAGGCGCAGAGCTACGGCGCGGATGGGGTCAACGTCACCATCATGGCGCGAGACGCCGAAAGCTTTCGGCAGTCCCGCACCCAGGTCGCAGCCGACATCGCCCGCGCCGTGTCACTCGGGCGGAGGGGTATGTGA